The segment AAAAACAGGAATCTAATCAGATCCTTTTTATATGTGCATGGCATTTGCCTGGTTCGTCCCTTTCCCTTTCCACGTCGTACATGTTTCCAGTTGCATGTTCCAGTGCAACCATGGATAGGTTGAAAAACAGGCAGGAATGTTCTTCAGGTATGTTGTGGGCATCCATGTAATCTGCAATGGCTACAGCAGAGCAGCCTTCAACCTTTACAACTGCTTCCCCATCGTTTATTTCATAGTCCATGCTGCTCACGGACTTGAATTTTTCGAAGTATTCTTTAACAGATTCCAGGCTTGCTTCGGGTGTGCTCATATCCTTTCCAGATGCTACGAGTAGTTCATAGAATCCCTCAGCGCCCTGTCTCCACAGTGCTGTGCATCCCTCTCCCATGGTGTTCCAGAGGGCCTCCATAAGTCCGGTAGTGATTATTGTTCCAGGGTCTCTTTCCATTTTTGTCACTTACTCCATTGCTTTTGCTATTGATGCTGATGTTCTTTCGATTTCCATTAGGACTAGGCCTAGGTTTACTTCTTTTGGTGATAGTACTGCTAGGATTCCTTTGTTTCCTGCGAAGGAGAAGGTTGCTTTTCCTGTGTTTCCTTCGATTATTATTTCGTTTAGGTCTCCTCTGCTTAGTTCGTCGCAGGTTCGTTGTGAGGTACCGACTATTGCTGCTCCCATTGCTGCTAGTCTTTTTTCGTCGGTGTCCTGTGATAGTACGGATGCTATCATTAATCCGTCTGGTCTGAGTAGTGCTGCTCCAGTAACGTCTCCTGGTGCTCTTTCTAGTAGTTCATTTAATATTCTGCCAACATCTTCACGAATTCCCATAAAAATCATCTCTCACAATAAAATAGATTTAATTATCTATTTACAATCTTAAAATTATCTGATTACAGCTGGAGTCATGATTAATAACTTAAAATCTCCAAGACTCTTATATAGATTTACTTTACCTTTCCATCATCTTAAAATTACTTTTTAAGCAAATATTATTACTGATTGCCCTTCAATCACCCCCAATTAATTGTTTTACCTTCCTTTTTGAATGTATTAAATTTTTTGTAACTTTTATAGTGTTTAAAAGTGACAACATTCTCCTTTAAACATTAACTTTATCAAATTGATAGTTCAAAGCAATTGTATGGTGCAGAACAGTTTATTACCAACTTTACAAAAGTTGGGCCTTACATACTATGAAGCAAAGGCTTACATATCACTGATGACGTTGGGTGTGGCAAAACCATCTGTGATTGCCGAAGAATCAGGAGTTCCTCGTACTAAGATATATGAGGTGCTTAAGAAGCTTGAAAAGGATAAATGGGTAACTGTTGAAAAGAGCAGACCTGCTATGGTAACACCAACCTATCCTAGAAAGGTTTTGGAGGAGCATAAGCTGCTTATTAATAATGAGATAGACAGTTTATCCAATGAACTGGCAATGATCTACGATGATGTGATTCAGAAGGATGTGCCCAAGATCAGGGTTGTTTACTCTCAAGAGAGCATTAAACAAATGGCATTGGATGTTCTTGGAAATGCTAAAAATAGGATAGTGTCCATGGGAAGTCTTTACCTTCCTGGGGAACTGGAAGCCTTGAAGGATTCCCTTTTAAGGGCCAAGGAGAGGGGAGTAAGCATACGCATAATCTCAAAACCCCTGGAGGATTTGGATAAAGAAATGGTGGATGGTTTCAATGAGTTTGTTGATGTGAAGGCAGGACATCCCTACTGCCTCAAGACAATAATGGTGGACAACAGGGAAACACTACTCATAATGGCTAAGGTTGAAAATGGAGTTCCCAACCTGGAGGATGTTATTGCAGTATGGATAACCAGTCCCCAGTTGACCTCGTACATGTGGAGTATTTTTGATAGGGACTGGAAGTACCTTGAAGATTACAGGAATAATAAATAGATATTTCTAATTTTTTTTCTAAATCTGGGGTTCCCTAAACCTTGAAGGCATTTTTTTTATGGGGATTCAAAGTTTCAGCAATACTTATTTAATGGTTAATGCATGGCTTCTTAATATGAAATCGACTTTTTTTCATTTTCTTAAAAAATGGTGTAAATGAATGGGTTGCCCTAGGGCACGTGGTTGAAATACCATCAAAAATAGGATTTCAATTTTTATGATAAAAAAATGTTCATAAGTAATATTCAAGTTTTGGGTAGTTAGGTAATGGATTTGAATTTCAGAAAGAGACTTTAAAATTTGAGTAGTCCCGAGCGGAGTCGAACCGCTGTCGAAAGGTCCAGAGCCTCACAGGATTACCACTACCCCACGGGACTATTTAGATTACCAGATAATAACTTTTCAGCATCTGGTGTTGAGCCAATTAAGTCTGGAAGCTCATTTTCAAGGTTGGACTTCATCCTATATAAACTTTGACATTTTGCAGGAATCCTTGCCTGTCATGGGCACACCAAAAACATGAGCTTCGTTAAACTTAACTATAACGAAGTTTAACCATCATCTGCATCAGTAGGTATAAAATGATTAAAACCAGGTTTCCAGTCAAATGGGGGGATGAAACATCTTGATTTGGATCATCTGCACAACCTCCAAAAACATGGAGGTAATACTATTGAACTGGATGAACTGGAACCTGCCCTCAACTTGATGATCCAGGGCTGCACCCAAGTAAGTATCTGTAATAATTATGTACAGCACATCCTGAAAGATATTCAAGGCCAGTACGTAGATGATGATTTATAAATCTTAAATTATAGAATTAAATCCTTTTTTCATATTAATCTGTGTTTCAAATCTTTTCAATAGGTTGATGCATGTAAAAAATTTCAATATGAAAAACTGTTAATGTAAACCCATAAAAAAAATAGTTGATATAAATAAGACGTAAAAAAAAGAGTTTTTTTAGTTTTGAAGATTAGGATCAGGAATTATGGTGATTAAGGATCATTTTCTCAAGTATCCTCTCAAACTCCCCATGCAGATCATCATGTTCCTGATATTTAACCTCAGCAGTTTGAGTTAATTCAATGGGGTTTCCAATGAACACCATTTCTTCACCACACTCTGAACAGTACATTCCATTGTTTGATGTGGTCTTACCACAGATTGGACATTCCATAGACATAGGATAACCTTTCAATCTTAATTTAACTACTTTTATCTGTATTACAACTATATAATATTTGCTTTTTCTCTCTGAATTTCTACAGTAGATTGTGTTTCCAGGGGTATCTACATGTAAACTTGTGTCTCGAATAGAGTTACCATTTTGCTTGCACACTTAAACCAGATCTTCTGGATTTCAAAAGAAGCACTGGTAATATATGTATCTGGAACGTTAATCGAAAACCTTTAAAACCTACAAGATCAATGTAAGTTGTATTTCAGAAACCTTTAAAACCTAGAAAACCCATTTTTACTTGTATTTTCTAAAGATTTAAAAAGGTTCTGAATCATTATATTCAAGTGAAAAAACAAATTATAGTACATGGTGAATGTTATGGAACAAAATACTAAAAATTCAGAAATAGCTGAAAAAGAATTAAAATCAAGGATGAGACTTTTCAGACAGGCCCTTAAGGATGAGGCTAAAAAGAACCAGCTTCATGACAGTATAGAGGGTTCTGAAGTTATGATACGATTTGAGATATACCTGCCAACCAAGAATCCTGACAAATTCGTGGACGGACTGTTCCTTTACATGAACGACGAAGGAAAGATAATGAGTGCAGAATACTACCTCAAAAATTCAGAGGGAATTACAGTAAAAGAACTTGGAGAAAAGGAGTTCAAAGTAGTTAAAGAATTATTCCAGGATGCATTTTCCCTTGAAGTGGAGTAGATACATCCATTTAAAAGAATCATTTGAAAGTTCGATGTTCATTCCATATACGTGACATGTCAGCTCAACTCCAATCAACAAATTGGGAAGTACTCAAAAACTGGCATGTCATTTATATATATTTATAAATTCATAAAATAAGATAAAGGAAACTTGATAGTTCCTAGAAACTCTGAAAATGTGGATGATCTAATGATTTTTTTAAAGCATCTAGATTAACTGAATCATAATTTAAAAAAACCGCGTTAATCACATAATTCCGATTTATACAGATCATAAACTTTTTTCAGTTAAAAGCAACAAAAATATAATTAGAATAAGCATGGAGGACAAAGATGCGAAGTTTTGAAAAATTAAGCTCCCTGAAAGATTATATTCCCTTAAAAAGGACGGAATCTGGGGGTAAAAATATAGGACTCCTTGTTGACGGCCCCAACATGTTAAGAAAAGAATTCAGTCTTAACCTTGACCTTGTAAGGGACATAATATCTGAATATGGAAATATGAGAATAGGTAAGGTTTTATTAAACCAGTACGCCTCAGACAAACTCATAGAAGCCATAGTTAACCAGGGTTTTACACCAATCGTTGTTGCAGGTGACACAGATGTTTACATGGCAGTTGAAGCCATGGAGCTAATTTACAATCCTAACATTGATATTATTGCACTTATGACTCGTGATGCTGATTTCTTACCAATAATAAATAAAGCCAAAGAAAATGGGAAAGAAACGATAGTTATAGGTGCTGAACCAGGTTTCAGTGCAGCCCTACAGAACTCTGCAGACAGTGCAATAGTACTAACACCAGAAAGTCATAAAAATCATATCTAGGGTTAAAATGCTCATAGAATCTTCACTTGACGAGGTAAAACGCAGAGAATCTGCCCTGAAAATTATACGATCCAAGGTAGGTTCCAATGGAAGGGAAGCCATCTACGACTTAACAGGTCATGCAGGAGGATTTCCACTTTTAAAGGAGGACATGGTCCTTCTTGAAACCTATGCAGGACCTGCAGTTTTTGGGGATGAAATTCAGAGGCTTGGAAGGGAACACCTGGGTGGGGACAAAATTCTGGCCCTCAACAGAACAAGCTCAGGAATACTCGCAGCAGTTCTGGCCCTTGTGCATGATGGAGATGAGATTGTGCACTACCTTCCCAGATCTCCAGCCCACCCATCAATACCTAGAAGTGCAGAACTTGTAGGTGCCACCTACCTGGAATTTGAGGACATAAACGACTTTGAACTTGGAGAAAAAACTGCACTGGTATTCATAACAGGATCAACCATGGATCATCAGGTTGTTGATGAAGCCAATTTCAGGAAGGTTGTTGATATTGCAGCTCAATGGAAGGTTCCAGTTTTTGTTGATGATGCTTCAGGTGCAAGGATCAGAACAGCAGTCTACAAACAGCCCAGGGCAATGGATATGGGCGCTGACCTTGCAGTTACCAGCACAGACAAACTCATGGACGGACCCAGAGGTGGGCTGATGGCTGGAAAAGCTGACATCCTTGACCTGGTCAAATCCAAAGCCCTTCAGTTTGGACTGGAAGCCCAACCGCCCCTTGTTGCGGGAATGGTCCGTGCACTTGAAAACTTCAGCCCTGAACGTATAGTTGAAGCATTCCACAAGAAGGTTGAAGTTTACAATGCCCTTAAGGAGGATGTGCCCAGTATCATGGAAACACCCACAGGCTTCATGCTGAAACCTGAAGGATTTAAGGCAGAAGTAAATGCTGCATGTGTGGAGACATGCCTCAGTGATGAGGATCTGGCCTTCGTATTTGCAATGCTCCTTCTTGACAGGCATTCCATAATAACCATTCCTGCAGTTGGAATGCCAGGTGCATCAGCAACTGTGAGGATAGATCTTGCATCAAAAGACGCCTCAAGAATCGAAAACCCTGAGCTCATCCATGCATTTAAAGAAACCCTCACGGAACTTAAAGCAATAGCATGCGATGAAGAAGTGTGCAGGGCAGTTGTGCATCCACATCAGGCCACTCAAAAACAGGACTAAAAACTTAAATGGAACAATTTTTCCATTTTTTTTATTCAAAACTTTTTTTTATTCAGTTTACAATATTCTGGTGTTTAATATGATAGAAATTAATGGAGCCCATGGTGAAGGTGGAGGAGCTCTTTTAAGGGTTTCTGCAGCACTCTCTGCAGTTAAACTTAAACCATTTCACATGACCAATATACGGGCTGGAAGACCCAAACCAGGACTCATGCCCCAGCACCTTCACGCACTCAAACTCCTCCAGGACATGAGCAGGGCATCATGCACAGATATCCAGATAGGCTCCCAGGAATTCTACTTCAAACCAGAATCACTTAAAGGTGGAAATTACACAGTTGACGTGGCAACTGCAGGAAGCACAGCCCTCATACTCCAGGCAGCAATGATACCAGCATCATTTGCAGATGCACCCATCACATTAACCCTGAGGGGAGGTACAGATGTGAAATGGGCACCCACAGCAGACTACCTGAAACACGTTACACTGCCCATACTCCGATCCCTGGGATGCAAAGCAGATATCCTGATAAAAAGAAGGGGACACTACCCAAGGGGAGGGGGTATAATCGAAGCTGAAATAAATCCCATCAAAAAATTAAAGCCCATAACACTTTTAGAATCTGAATTTTCCAATATAAATGGGGTTTCACATTCTGTGAACCTGCCTGAGCATGTTGCAGTGAGACAGGCTGAAAGTGCAAAAAAGATACTCAAATCTGCAGGTTACAGTGCAGATATCAAGATCCAGAACTCCAATGAAGAACTGGGACCCGGATCTGCCATAGTTCTCTGGACAGATGGAAAAACACCTCTGGGTGGAAGTTCAATAGGGGAGCCAAGAAAAAGAGCAGAACTTGTTGGTAAACTTGCAGCAGAAGAACTTTTAAGCCACATATCAAGTGGTGCGGCCCTGGATCGGTACATGGGCGATCAGATCATTCCATATATGGCTATTGCAGGCAACTCTCACATAAAAACAGCACAGCTCACCCAGCACACCCTCACAAACATATACTCTGCAGAGAAATTCACAGGAAAAAGCTTCAAGGTCATTGGAAGTCTGGGACAGCCCTCAGAAATAGTTGTGGACTAGAAACTTTGAGGGAAATATAAAAAAAAGACCCTTTGAGGTGTAAATCCGGGAAAATCATGTTTATCCAATAACATCTGATAAACATCAAATAAATAATCAATGAATATTTCTAATAGAAGTTCTAAAAATCTTAAAATTACTGTTTTTAAAGTAAAATCACTGTTTTTAAAGAAATAAGAAAAATTTAAGGGATATCTACTGTATTTCCCTGTTTTTGGGCACTACTTTTTGATGTGCACGCATTCTCCTGATATGATCTTGTTGAGGGTTCCATCTTCAAGTTCCAGTATGAGAATACCGTCCTTGTTAATACCCACAGCTTCTCCCTTCACTGTCCTGCCACGTTTGTGAACTTCAACGTAATTACCAATGGTTTTGGAGAGTATACGCCATTCTTTGAGTATTTCAGGGAATTTTCCCTCTTTGAATTCACCGTATATTCTCTCGAAGTTAAGTAGGAACTTCTGTACGAGTTTAACGCTTTGTATCTCCCGTTCAAGTTCAATTTTCAGTGATGTTGCACCGTTTCTAAGTTCAGGTGGGAACAGATCCACGTCAACGTTCAGGTCAATGCCTATACCCACAACAACGTAGTCCACCTTATCCAGGGTTGCACTTACCTCTGTGAGTATTCCACAAACCTTTTTATCTCCAATGAGTATGTCGTTAGGCCATTTTATTCCAACATCAAGTTTGCACTCATTTTTAAGGGTTTCGGCCACTGCAACACCTGTTACAAGTGTCAGCTGTGGTGCGTTCATTGGTGGTATTTCAGGTCGGAGTATCATGCTCATCCAGACACCACCC is part of the Methanobacterium aggregans genome and harbors:
- a CDS encoding roadblock/LC7 domain-containing protein, with the protein product MGIREDVGRILNELLERAPGDVTGAALLRPDGLMIASVLSQDTDEKRLAAMGAAIVGTSQRTCDELSRGDLNEIIIEGNTGKATFSFAGNKGILAVLSPKEVNLGLVLMEIERTSASIAKAME
- a CDS encoding TrmB family transcriptional regulator, with translation MVQNSLLPTLQKLGLTYYEAKAYISLMTLGVAKPSVIAEESGVPRTKIYEVLKKLEKDKWVTVEKSRPAMVTPTYPRKVLEEHKLLINNEIDSLSNELAMIYDDVIQKDVPKIRVVYSQESIKQMALDVLGNAKNRIVSMGSLYLPGELEALKDSLLRAKERGVSIRIISKPLEDLDKEMVDGFNEFVDVKAGHPYCLKTIMVDNRETLLIMAKVENGVPNLEDVIAVWITSPQLTSYMWSIFDRDWKYLEDYRNNK
- a CDS encoding TIGR00288 family NYN domain-containing protein — translated: MRSFEKLSSLKDYIPLKRTESGGKNIGLLVDGPNMLRKEFSLNLDLVRDIISEYGNMRIGKVLLNQYASDKLIEAIVNQGFTPIVVAGDTDVYMAVEAMELIYNPNIDIIALMTRDADFLPIINKAKENGKETIVIGAEPGFSAALQNSADSAIVLTPESHKNHI
- a CDS encoding TIGR03576 family pyridoxal phosphate-dependent enzyme, encoding MLIESSLDEVKRRESALKIIRSKVGSNGREAIYDLTGHAGGFPLLKEDMVLLETYAGPAVFGDEIQRLGREHLGGDKILALNRTSSGILAAVLALVHDGDEIVHYLPRSPAHPSIPRSAELVGATYLEFEDINDFELGEKTALVFITGSTMDHQVVDEANFRKVVDIAAQWKVPVFVDDASGARIRTAVYKQPRAMDMGADLAVTSTDKLMDGPRGGLMAGKADILDLVKSKALQFGLEAQPPLVAGMVRALENFSPERIVEAFHKKVEVYNALKEDVPSIMETPTGFMLKPEGFKAEVNAACVETCLSDEDLAFVFAMLLLDRHSIITIPAVGMPGASATVRIDLASKDASRIENPELIHAFKETLTELKAIACDEEVCRAVVHPHQATQKQD
- the rtcA gene encoding RNA 3'-terminal phosphate cyclase produces the protein MIEINGAHGEGGGALLRVSAALSAVKLKPFHMTNIRAGRPKPGLMPQHLHALKLLQDMSRASCTDIQIGSQEFYFKPESLKGGNYTVDVATAGSTALILQAAMIPASFADAPITLTLRGGTDVKWAPTADYLKHVTLPILRSLGCKADILIKRRGHYPRGGGIIEAEINPIKKLKPITLLESEFSNINGVSHSVNLPEHVAVRQAESAKKILKSAGYSADIKIQNSNEELGPGSAIVLWTDGKTPLGGSSIGEPRKRAELVGKLAAEELLSHISSGAALDRYMGDQIIPYMAIAGNSHIKTAQLTQHTLTNIYSAEKFTGKSFKVIGSLGQPSEIVVD
- a CDS encoding biotin--[acetyl-CoA-carboxylase] ligase encodes the protein MVKQNILKTLHENCVSGEDIASKLDISKEEVLDQIESLKDDGYVIELSGKEGYCLKETPNLLLPYELKRNLETEFMGHEVHYFKKVDSTNEVAKQLAEEGSPEGTLVVAESQSRGRGRRGKKWVSPEGGVWMSMILRPEIPPMNAPQLTLVTGVAVAETLKNECKLDVGIKWPNDILIGDKKVCGILTEVSATLDKVDYVVVGIGIDLNVDVDLFPPELRNGATSLKIELEREIQSVKLVQKFLLNFERIYGEFKEGKFPEILKEWRILSKTIGNYVEVHKRGRTVKGEAVGINKDGILILELEDGTLNKIISGECVHIKK